A window of Candidatus Pantoea floridensis contains these coding sequences:
- a CDS encoding relaxase/mobilization nuclease domain-containing protein, whose translation MKGMQKIRRGKSFKGVVSYVLAPAPHHKTDPMIIGGNMIGLSVVELTVEFMRTHKLRPDVQKPVWHNSLRLPIGESISNEQWKLVADDYMKRMGFCDTHLRCYVLHDDEAGQHIHIIASRINVLADGLFYLGRNENLKSTRIIQELERDHNLTRTKGLSLPSTPKVRKTGRNEEMMEARTGNKAPKKIIQEAIEAVLSFYGTITIEDFVYELSKLKITAKASIASTGKMNGFSFEYAGIAFKASQLGKAYSWSSLSKRVILTAAVEPQKIADTELPEEELVAVERVTDIEDEPVFHSPAIPHIEETNTKQVRWLLWVPYLKQIIQALKATGLSILKPSIKMKPFHIVTPTQNTGDKKSLAIIKESTTGKKRFSI comes from the coding sequence GTGAAAGGAATGCAGAAAATCCGCAGGGGTAAGAGCTTCAAAGGTGTCGTCTCATATGTACTTGCCCCAGCACCTCATCACAAGACAGATCCCATGATAATCGGCGGTAACATGATTGGCTTATCTGTCGTTGAGCTGACTGTTGAGTTCATGCGAACACATAAGCTCCGCCCAGATGTGCAGAAACCTGTCTGGCACAACTCCCTTCGCCTTCCTATAGGAGAATCAATCAGTAATGAGCAGTGGAAGCTTGTTGCTGACGACTACATGAAGCGAATGGGCTTCTGTGACACTCATCTTCGTTGTTATGTCCTACACGATGATGAGGCCGGCCAGCACATACATATAATTGCTTCTCGCATAAACGTTTTAGCAGATGGCCTGTTTTACTTGGGTAGGAACGAGAACCTTAAGAGCACTCGTATCATTCAGGAACTTGAGCGAGACCATAATCTTACTCGAACTAAAGGTCTATCTCTTCCTTCAACACCCAAAGTCAGGAAAACTGGCAGGAATGAAGAAATGATGGAAGCAAGGACAGGCAACAAAGCACCAAAAAAAATCATCCAGGAAGCAATTGAGGCGGTGCTCAGTTTCTATGGCACCATCACCATTGAAGATTTTGTTTATGAACTCAGCAAGCTAAAGATAACAGCCAAAGCGAGCATTGCTTCTACGGGTAAAATGAATGGCTTCTCATTTGAGTATGCAGGAATCGCCTTCAAAGCATCTCAGTTAGGTAAAGCCTACTCATGGTCGAGCCTGAGTAAGAGGGTTATCCTCACCGCTGCTGTCGAGCCTCAGAAGATAGCTGATACAGAGTTGCCTGAAGAGGAGTTAGTAGCAGTGGAAAGAGTGACGGACATAGAAGACGAGCCTGTGTTCCACTCCCCTGCTATTCCACATATTGAGGAGACGAATACTAAACAGGTTCGCTGGCTACTATGGGTCCCATACCTGAAACAGATTATCCAAGCCTTGAAAGCAACGGGTCTGAGTATTCTTAAGCCGTCAATCAAGATGAAACCTTTCCACATCGTTACTCCCACCCAAAACACTGGCGATAAAAAATCACTCGCAATCATCAAAGAAAGCACCACCGGGAAAAAAAGATTTTCTATTTGA
- the hxsD gene encoding His-Xaa-Ser system protein HxsD, which translates to MIEKNIDKTVHSEWVVRSSLYWMSTVTRWKLDEDNEYWLVSFDDWNDGVEFEFERLLNDYKLREKLQAQTGQVRSSIIDNVLRSIDSRLSQ; encoded by the coding sequence GTGATTGAAAAAAATATAGATAAAACAGTGCATTCTGAGTGGGTGGTGAGGAGTAGTCTCTATTGGATGAGCACTGTCACCCGCTGGAAGCTGGATGAAGACAATGAGTACTGGCTCGTCTCGTTCGATGACTGGAATGACGGGGTTGAGTTCGAGTTTGAGCGACTTCTGAATGATTACAAACTTAGAGAGAAGCTTCAGGCACAAACCGGCCAAGTCAGGTCTTCTATCATCGATAATGTTCTGAGGAGTATTGATTCGAGACTCTCTCAATGA
- the hxsB gene encoding His-Xaa-Ser system radical SAM maturase HxsB, with the protein MNTMPFNFDRLSNGKVFISNLAGFHSFVNNEELSLLADNSFPPEQTTSRLLESRLFIADDATQAVSKASLSSAFAKRLMNELAVRPIFMIVPTLRCDHTCKYCQVSRASVTADGYDLNPKLIPQIVSTIKKLGIPPYKIEVQGGEPLLRFDLVQSIYDECVSSLGSDAFEMVIATSLSILDEGILSWVKERNITFSASLDGNEAVHNKNRILTDYQAHNKAVTGIRKITEELGANRVATVTTVTKELTKEPASIVDAHLSLGITDMFIRPVSPYGFAQKQSFAFSMPEYFEFYKKLMQEVLLQNQKGIPVVEHSASIHLKRIFNPGFSGYADLKSPSGVVLNCILFNYDGKVYGSDESRMLQKVNPEADFSAGEFASLSFSSNEYYRSALSSSFNFAMPGCDTCAYQPFCGADPCQNISVHGEPVGDKSRSTFCQYHKGMFRFLLNEISQDGPMAEMLKRWAYV; encoded by the coding sequence ATGAACACTATGCCATTCAACTTTGACCGCCTGAGCAATGGCAAAGTCTTCATCAGCAACCTTGCTGGCTTTCACAGCTTCGTTAATAACGAAGAACTGAGCTTACTTGCCGATAACAGCTTTCCTCCAGAGCAAACCACCTCCCGACTACTTGAAAGCCGATTGTTCATTGCTGACGATGCAACTCAGGCAGTTTCAAAAGCTTCTCTGAGTTCAGCCTTTGCCAAACGACTGATGAATGAACTGGCCGTCCGTCCAATCTTCATGATAGTGCCGACTCTCAGGTGCGATCACACTTGCAAGTATTGCCAGGTCAGCAGAGCATCGGTCACCGCTGATGGTTACGATCTGAATCCAAAACTGATACCACAAATCGTAAGCACCATTAAGAAGCTGGGCATCCCACCTTACAAGATTGAAGTGCAGGGCGGAGAACCGCTTCTCAGGTTCGATCTCGTCCAGTCAATTTATGATGAGTGTGTGAGTTCGTTAGGTAGTGATGCTTTCGAAATGGTTATTGCTACCAGTCTCTCAATACTGGATGAAGGCATTCTCTCATGGGTGAAAGAACGGAATATCACCTTCTCCGCTTCTCTTGATGGTAATGAAGCTGTCCACAATAAAAACCGTATCCTTACCGATTATCAGGCTCACAACAAAGCCGTCACGGGCATTAGAAAAATCACAGAAGAGCTGGGAGCAAACCGGGTAGCTACGGTAACCACAGTTACTAAGGAGCTGACAAAAGAGCCAGCTTCCATAGTGGATGCTCATCTGTCTCTTGGCATCACTGACATGTTTATCCGGCCTGTAAGTCCCTACGGGTTTGCTCAGAAGCAGAGCTTTGCTTTTTCAATGCCTGAATATTTTGAGTTTTATAAAAAGTTAATGCAGGAAGTGTTGCTTCAGAACCAGAAGGGCATACCTGTCGTTGAGCATTCGGCTTCAATCCATCTAAAGCGGATTTTCAATCCGGGTTTCAGTGGTTATGCAGATCTGAAATCACCAAGCGGAGTAGTGCTGAACTGCATCCTGTTCAACTATGACGGTAAGGTCTACGGTAGTGACGAAAGCCGTATGCTCCAGAAAGTAAATCCCGAAGCAGATTTCAGTGCCGGAGAGTTTGCCTCACTCTCATTCAGTAGCAACGAATACTACCGTTCCGCTCTCTCATCATCATTCAACTTCGCCATGCCAGGTTGTGACACCTGCGCTTATCAGCCTTTCTGTGGAGCAGATCCTTGCCAGAACATCAGTGTTCATGGGGAGCCTGTTGGAGATAAGAGTCGATCAACCTTCTGCCAGTATCACAAGGGGATGTTCCGCTTCCTCCTGAATGAAATCTCTCAGGATGGACCAATGGCTGAGATGCTCAAAAGGTGGGCTTATGTCTGA
- the hxsC gene encoding His-Xaa-Ser system radical SAM maturase HxsC, which yields MSEVLRNDIFRFSSDLPVQQGFYCLCKTKPENPQFYLPNLLVTSTQLDSRLPAYFADSIVSQELFDSIENGDIGIVNNGNMLRVILSRRANHNTVLVTERCNNSCLFCSQPPKAGNDDWLLNKSALAIASFSLNGVVGVSGGEPLLYGEDFLHFLDFIIENSPDTALHVLTNGRKFADVSFTQQMKERSEKIKITFGIPLYSSRASVHDYLVGSEGAFDETVRGMINAGNSGINIELRVIPTQANFKELDDIVEFAGRVFSNINQISLMGLESIGWARKNWSSIFIEHDNYSEQILSAVDTAHRSGIPLTIFNYPLCHLPERAWDFATQSISDWKNYYPKECDECTQKSSCAGYFSSSKGRFHQPPRPII from the coding sequence ATGTCTGAGGTGCTGAGAAACGATATTTTCCGGTTTTCATCAGATTTACCCGTTCAGCAAGGCTTCTATTGCCTGTGTAAAACCAAGCCCGAGAATCCTCAATTCTATCTGCCAAATTTGCTTGTCACTTCAACACAACTCGATTCCAGACTGCCTGCATATTTTGCAGACTCGATTGTGAGCCAGGAACTTTTCGATTCCATTGAAAATGGTGACATTGGGATTGTGAACAACGGAAACATGCTCCGGGTGATACTGTCCCGTAGAGCAAACCACAACACTGTCCTTGTCACTGAAAGGTGCAACAACAGTTGCCTGTTTTGTTCTCAGCCTCCTAAAGCTGGAAACGATGACTGGCTTCTTAACAAGTCAGCTCTGGCTATAGCTTCCTTTTCTCTGAATGGAGTAGTGGGAGTGAGCGGGGGAGAGCCTTTGCTCTATGGCGAAGACTTCCTGCATTTTCTGGACTTCATAATCGAAAATTCCCCTGACACAGCACTGCATGTTCTTACCAACGGACGGAAATTTGCGGATGTCAGCTTTACCCAGCAGATGAAAGAAAGAAGCGAGAAGATCAAAATCACGTTTGGGATACCGCTTTATTCCTCAAGAGCATCAGTGCACGACTACCTTGTCGGAAGCGAGGGAGCATTTGATGAAACAGTCAGGGGAATGATCAATGCCGGTAACTCAGGGATCAACATAGAACTGAGAGTCATCCCTACTCAGGCGAACTTCAAAGAGCTTGATGACATAGTAGAGTTTGCTGGTCGTGTGTTCTCGAACATTAACCAGATCTCCCTGATGGGACTTGAGTCGATTGGATGGGCCCGTAAAAACTGGTCATCAATCTTTATAGAGCACGACAACTACAGCGAACAAATCCTTTCGGCTGTAGACACTGCACACAGGTCAGGTATCCCTCTTACCATCTTCAATTATCCACTGTGTCACCTTCCTGAAAGGGCATGGGATTTTGCTACACAGTCCATCTCAGACTGGAAAAATTACTATCCCAAAGAATGTGATGAATGCACTCAGAAGTCTTCCTGTGCTGGTTATTTCAGTTCGTCAAAAGGCCGTTTTCATCAACCTCCGAGACCAATAATATGA